The Endozoicomonas montiporae CL-33 genome contains a region encoding:
- the istA gene encoding IS21 family transposase codes for MINREDYLMIKQARDKGCYLEDIACQRGCSVSTVKRALQRQGPPPRRKSGVRQSKLDDFKSVIDALLAENVWNAEVIFAEIKGQGYAGGITILRDYIHPKRTLRESKATTRYETAPGHQLQHDWGELQIEVGGELRKVYVSVNVLGYSRRFYAFAAYSNDAEHTYESLIRAFEWFGGSSAQVLVDNQKAAVLEHPGNGQVKFNEGFLLLSRHYEFQPKACKPYRAQTKGKTERMVRYVKENFFQRYRSFESLEHLNQQLGDWLTNVADERHHDTLKEKVADRFAKEQPHLQKLPDIRYDTSYRETRRVPVDGYINFKTNRYSVPSTLVGQQVSIRMGLDRQLRVYGPDDTLVASHLLVDAKNRWVLDATHHRALYDEIKVETRDLSHYEEVV; via the coding sequence ATGATCAACCGAGAGGACTACCTTATGATAAAGCAAGCCAGAGACAAAGGCTGCTATCTTGAGGACATTGCCTGCCAGAGAGGTTGCTCTGTCAGTACCGTCAAGAGAGCCCTGCAAAGGCAAGGGCCACCACCCAGACGCAAATCCGGTGTTCGCCAGAGTAAGCTTGATGATTTCAAATCCGTCATTGACGCGTTACTGGCTGAGAATGTCTGGAATGCCGAGGTCATATTTGCCGAAATCAAAGGGCAGGGATATGCCGGTGGCATCACCATTTTACGGGACTATATCCACCCTAAACGCACCCTGCGTGAAAGCAAGGCGACCACCCGTTATGAAACGGCTCCCGGTCACCAGTTGCAGCACGACTGGGGAGAACTGCAGATCGAAGTTGGAGGTGAGCTTCGCAAAGTTTATGTCTCCGTTAATGTTCTGGGCTACTCACGCCGCTTCTATGCCTTTGCTGCTTACAGCAATGATGCGGAACACACTTATGAAAGCCTGATCCGGGCGTTCGAGTGGTTCGGGGGTTCAAGTGCGCAGGTACTGGTTGATAACCAGAAGGCTGCAGTTCTGGAGCATCCTGGTAACGGACAGGTGAAGTTTAATGAAGGTTTTCTGTTGTTGTCTCGACACTACGAGTTTCAGCCTAAAGCCTGCAAACCCTACAGAGCACAGACCAAGGGAAAAACCGAGCGTATGGTGCGCTACGTAAAAGAAAACTTCTTCCAGCGCTATCGCAGCTTTGAAAGCCTTGAGCACTTGAACCAGCAACTGGGAGACTGGCTGACCAACGTAGCAGATGAACGCCATCATGACACTCTGAAAGAAAAAGTGGCTGACCGCTTTGCTAAAGAACAGCCGCACCTTCAAAAGCTACCGGATATTCGTTATGACACCAGCTACCGGGAAACACGACGTGTGCCGGTTGATGGTTACATTAATTTTAAGACGAATCGCTACAGTGTTCCCAGTACTTTGGTTGGTCAGCAAGTCAGTATCCGCATGGGACTTGACCGGCAGCTACGGGTTTATGGCCCGGACGATACCCTCGTTGCCAGCCATCTGCTGGTTGACGCAAAGAACCGCTGGGTACTCGACGCCACCCACCACCGTGCCCTGTATGACGAGATCAAGGTTGAAACCCGTGACCTCAGCCATTATGAGGAGGTGGTGTGA
- a CDS encoding transposase: MKHLYRVQGRIPCDTYMRSTLDPVDPGAMREPFKLLFNEVQRGGGLKGFRFSCAGLKDHYLLAIDGTGLYYSGKCRCQECCIKNEGKANEAYYHQMLAACIVHPDRETVLPLAPEPIVHQDGTTKNDCEKNALKRLLSDIKRDHPQLKLVIVLDGLYADGPTVRLIRSYGWHYIIVAKDGNHTSMIEAMDALDQKGDVKRFEMTDGNGAKHWCRYANGVPLNKTEPVEIVNVLDYVETDKKGKRHTWGWITDIPLTEETVLPTAEGGRCRWHIENETFNTLKNQGYELEHNYGHGEQHLATNLAYLTFLAFLVDQIQQLCCPVFQKALKLRARGTRTYLWKLILRYFLSWLIESWEEMFQAIIHGTAARKIQFDTS; encoded by the coding sequence TTGAAGCATCTATACCGGGTTCAAGGCAGGATACCCTGTGACACTTACATGCGCTCCACCCTTGATCCTGTAGATCCAGGGGCAATGAGAGAACCTTTCAAGCTGCTGTTCAATGAAGTACAGCGGGGTGGAGGGCTCAAGGGCTTCCGCTTTTCTTGCGCCGGCCTGAAGGATCATTACCTGTTAGCCATTGATGGGACAGGGCTTTACTACTCCGGCAAGTGCCGCTGTCAGGAGTGCTGTATAAAAAATGAAGGTAAGGCCAATGAAGCTTACTATCACCAGATGCTGGCCGCCTGCATTGTCCATCCTGACAGAGAAACCGTATTGCCTCTGGCCCCCGAGCCCATTGTTCACCAAGATGGCACAACCAAGAATGACTGTGAAAAAAATGCCCTCAAACGTCTCCTTTCAGACATCAAGCGAGATCACCCACAATTGAAGCTGGTTATTGTGCTGGACGGTCTCTACGCTGATGGCCCGACAGTTCGACTGATAAGAAGTTATGGGTGGCACTACATCATTGTTGCCAAAGATGGCAATCACACTTCGATGATTGAGGCTATGGATGCGCTGGATCAGAAGGGCGATGTCAAACGATTTGAGATGACTGACGGCAACGGTGCCAAACACTGGTGCCGTTATGCCAATGGGGTTCCCCTGAACAAGACTGAACCGGTTGAAATCGTCAATGTGCTTGATTACGTCGAAACAGACAAGAAAGGCAAACGGCACACCTGGGGCTGGATAACCGACATCCCGTTAACCGAAGAAACTGTACTCCCCACAGCCGAAGGAGGAAGATGTCGTTGGCACATAGAAAATGAAACCTTCAATACCCTGAAGAACCAAGGCTACGAACTTGAACACAACTATGGTCACGGTGAGCAGCACCTGGCAACCAATCTGGCTTACCTGACCTTCCTGGCTTTCCTGGTGGATCAAATACAGCAACTATGTTGCCCGGTCTTCCAGAAAGCCCTGAAACTAAGGGCGCGTGGAACACGCACCTATCTCTGGAAATTGATTCTGCGTTACTTTCTTTCCTGGCTGATTGAGAGTTGGGAGGAGATGTTCCAAGCGATCATTCACGGTACTGCTGCAAGAAAGATCCAGTTCGACACATCATAG
- a CDS encoding transposase, with translation MASYSEELKQSVIQKMMPPNNTPVSQLVRETGISNWTLYSWRKKALSQGVPVPGNGKNPDLWTPENQLAVIIETAALNQAELAEYCRKKGMFAEQIQQWKEGFINRSPAQPESQSSQRKKLSDEHQLIPHNIRLKSY, from the coding sequence ATGGCCAGCTATTCAGAAGAGTTGAAGCAGTCCGTCATTCAGAAGATGATGCCACCTAATAATACGCCTGTATCGCAGTTGGTTCGTGAAACAGGTATCTCTAACTGGACTCTATACAGTTGGCGAAAAAAAGCGTTATCGCAAGGAGTGCCCGTGCCTGGCAACGGTAAAAATCCAGACCTATGGACACCTGAAAATCAGTTAGCTGTCATCATTGAAACAGCGGCATTAAATCAAGCTGAACTGGCTGAATACTGTCGTAAGAAAGGCATGTTTGCTGAACAAATCCAACAGTGGAAAGAAGGCTTTATCAATCGTAGCCCGGCACAACCTGAAAGTCAGTCGAGTCAGCGTAAAAAGCTGTCTGACGAACACCAGCTAATCCCGCACAACATACGCCTTAAGTCGTATTAA
- a CDS encoding IS1595 family transposase, producing the protein MLTQGGRLKGAPGRGTLEKDKPPVLGMIQRGGQVIINMLDNVRKATIKPFITKHVAKGTQTYTDEYSIYNSLEEWGYKHKSVCHGKSEYARDDDKDGIYEVHVNTMEGFWSLLRSWLRPHRGISQESLPLYLGFFEFVHNAGIRGKGLLQPLISLLVT; encoded by the coding sequence ATGCTGACACAGGGGGGAAGATTAAAAGGAGCTCCGGGCAGAGGAACTCTCGAAAAAGACAAGCCTCCCGTTCTGGGAATGATTCAGCGAGGAGGTCAGGTCATTATCAACATGCTGGATAATGTTCGAAAAGCCACCATAAAGCCTTTCATTACGAAGCATGTAGCCAAGGGAACCCAAACTTACACTGATGAATACAGCATTTACAACTCCCTTGAAGAGTGGGGTTACAAGCATAAATCTGTCTGTCATGGTAAAAGCGAGTACGCCCGGGATGATGACAAGGATGGTATTTATGAAGTACACGTAAACACCATGGAAGGCTTCTGGTCATTGCTCCGTTCATGGCTCAGACCTCACAGGGGGATTTCTCAGGAAAGCTTACCTTTGTACCTCGGCTTCTTTGAGTTCGTTCATAACGCCGGAATCCGGGGTAAAGGGTTACTTCAACCATTAATCAGCTTGCTGGTTACGTAG
- a CDS encoding winged helix-turn-helix domain-containing protein, producing the protein MTKHVWTEKDDLKIMFVYKFGFDHSPMNKQEIADTIGVSTGSVNYRIGNFKAIGGEGKATNYAKLSLKVFNQYSHLPMKELKDIAF; encoded by the coding sequence TTGACAAAACATGTTTGGACTGAAAAAGATGATTTAAAGATCATGTTTGTCTATAAATTTGGATTCGATCACTCTCCCATGAACAAACAGGAAATTGCTGATACCATAGGAGTTTCCACGGGCAGTGTGAATTATCGAATAGGTAATTTCAAAGCAATCGGAGGTGAGGGCAAAGCTACAAATTATGCAAAACTCTCTCTGAAAGTTTTCAACCAATATTCACACCTGCCTATGAAAGAACTTAAAGATATAGCATTTTAG
- a CDS encoding ISKra4 family transposase — protein sequence MPASVIARQSKTIVLQIEVPIESNNMLSLEDGLQRALNEAGVLGTQELLKLFEPPNNEPIVLNQQKWSYKGKVLKHYETLYGCVPMERSVYQGVRGGVTLAPLDYHSGIVGSATPKFAKTLAWKYSQMPAPAVKEDFETNHQRVLSNSYIKHLSDRVGALIEDQKKTRYDLPPLPEAVETIAIGLDGTCMLLCEEGWREAMCGTLSLYSANGDRLHTIYTASSPEYGKQSFMNKLDDEIADLKRLYPQATYIGVADGAKENWRYLKQHTSAQILDFFHASEYLGGVAEALFPSSKAKRKQWLEDKLHNLKNKRGAAKKILKEIESAELPKKTTALIEKRYKAVTYFTNNHHLMKYHQALKHNWPIGSGVTEAACKTLVKQRLCGSGMRWKPAGAEVLLETRSLIQSKGRWNQLWSSFMSGRMIVDF from the coding sequence ATGCCTGCATCCGTCATTGCCCGTCAGTCAAAAACTATCGTACTGCAAATTGAAGTACCCATTGAATCTAACAACATGCTGAGTCTTGAAGATGGATTGCAGCGAGCGTTGAATGAGGCAGGAGTACTTGGCACTCAAGAATTATTAAAGTTGTTTGAACCACCCAACAACGAACCTATTGTCCTTAACCAGCAAAAATGGAGCTATAAGGGGAAAGTGCTAAAGCACTACGAAACCCTTTACGGATGCGTGCCCATGGAACGCTCTGTCTATCAGGGTGTCAGAGGTGGAGTCACTCTGGCTCCGCTTGATTATCACTCTGGGATTGTTGGCTCAGCTACGCCCAAATTTGCAAAAACTCTCGCCTGGAAGTACAGCCAGATGCCTGCTCCCGCAGTAAAAGAAGATTTTGAAACCAACCATCAAAGAGTGTTGTCAAACTCCTATATCAAGCACTTATCCGACAGGGTCGGTGCATTAATTGAAGATCAAAAAAAGACTCGTTATGATTTACCGCCGTTACCAGAGGCAGTGGAAACCATTGCTATAGGACTTGATGGCACCTGCATGCTGCTTTGCGAAGAAGGCTGGCGAGAAGCCATGTGTGGAACCTTAAGCCTTTATTCTGCCAATGGCGACAGACTTCACACAATCTACACCGCCAGTTCGCCTGAATATGGTAAACAAAGCTTTATGAACAAGCTGGACGATGAGATTGCGGATCTCAAACGTCTCTATCCGCAAGCAACATACATTGGCGTAGCCGATGGAGCTAAAGAAAACTGGCGATACCTGAAGCAGCATACCTCAGCTCAAATACTCGATTTTTTTCATGCCTCAGAGTATCTGGGAGGAGTAGCAGAAGCGTTGTTTCCGAGCAGTAAAGCCAAGAGAAAGCAGTGGCTTGAAGACAAGCTCCACAACCTGAAAAACAAGCGAGGGGCAGCCAAAAAAATACTGAAAGAAATTGAATCTGCCGAACTCCCGAAAAAGACTACTGCACTGATAGAGAAGCGTTACAAGGCGGTGACCTATTTTACGAACAACCATCATTTGATGAAATACCATCAAGCCCTGAAACATAACTGGCCGATAGGCTCTGGAGTGACAGAAGCTGCTTGTAAGACATTGGTCAAACAACGGCTGTGTGGTTCAGGTATGAGGTGGAAACCAGCAGGTGCAGAAGTTCTTCTTGAAACGAGGTCTTTGATCCAGAGTAAAGGGCGTTGGAATCAACTTTGGTCTAGCTTTATGTCAGGCAGGATGATAGTTGATTTTTGA
- a CDS encoding IS630 family transposase, which translates to MPKIILTDQQKAALESRHKKSQDARECDRIKAVLLRSEGWTPSSIAQALRKSEFTICRHLDDYLKKEKLKPDNGGSESYLNDEQTRQLIEHISEHTYAHTHQIVAYISDRWDIKYTVSGLNKWLHQKGFTYKKPKGVPHKADADKQAEFVKHYDALKASLPEDEVLLFMDAVHPTQATKITSGWIRKGVDKIINTTGSRTRLNIVGAIELNNLSAAVFDQFKTVNGEAIIKFFRTVRASYASMTVIHIVLDGAGYHRSKEVVEEAEKLGIKLHYLPPYSPNLNPIERLWKVMNEYARNNEYFAKAKEFREKINHFLDVTLPEIGASLVSRINDSFQRLNPAS; encoded by the coding sequence ATGCCTAAAATCATTTTGACTGATCAGCAAAAAGCAGCTCTGGAATCCCGCCATAAAAAGTCGCAGGATGCCCGAGAGTGTGACCGTATAAAAGCAGTTTTGCTCAGATCTGAAGGTTGGACTCCGTCTTCTATCGCACAAGCCTTGAGAAAAAGTGAATTCACTATTTGTCGCCACCTTGATGACTATCTGAAAAAGGAAAAACTCAAGCCTGACAACGGTGGTAGCGAAAGCTATTTGAATGATGAACAAACCCGGCAGCTAATCGAGCATATTTCTGAACACACCTATGCTCATACGCATCAGATCGTCGCCTACATTTCTGATCGCTGGGACATCAAATACACCGTATCAGGTCTGAACAAGTGGCTGCATCAGAAAGGCTTTACCTATAAAAAACCAAAAGGCGTTCCGCACAAGGCTGATGCTGACAAACAAGCTGAATTTGTCAAACACTATGATGCCCTGAAGGCCTCATTACCAGAGGATGAAGTGTTGCTGTTCATGGATGCAGTTCATCCAACACAGGCCACCAAAATCACTTCAGGATGGATTCGCAAAGGGGTTGATAAGATCATCAACACGACGGGGAGCCGTACCCGATTAAACATTGTTGGCGCCATTGAACTGAACAATCTATCTGCCGCTGTTTTCGATCAGTTCAAGACCGTCAACGGCGAAGCGATTATCAAGTTTTTCAGAACAGTTCGGGCATCCTACGCATCCATGACAGTCATCCATATAGTGCTTGACGGTGCTGGTTATCATCGTTCAAAAGAGGTGGTAGAGGAGGCGGAAAAATTGGGTATAAAACTACATTACCTACCACCTTACAGCCCAAATCTGAACCCGATTGAGCGATTATGGAAGGTGATGAATGAATATGCTCGGAATAATGAATACTTTGCCAAGGCTAAAGAATTTCGAGAAAAGATTAATCATTTTCTGGACGTTACGTTACCTGAAATTGGTGCTTCGTTAGTCAGCAGAATTAACGATAGTTTTCAGAGGCTAAATCCTGCATCTTGA
- a CDS encoding ISKra4 family transposase — MPAQVISSENNETQILITIQHGDSMLDFETALQGSLNEAGVLGVEKQLEAMDTDGSPIKVGGITMSSKHKKEPKVYETSWGSVKLARYVYQSSQGGETFCPLDQNARIIVNSTPAFARLVSWKYAQMAAPQVEEDLLQNHGRKSSRSTLRDLADVVASIAQAKEEKWAYDIPDLPKAVKTIGIGLDGANLLYYEGYREAMCGTISLYDDEGERLHTIYCAEAPEYGKGTFKSRFSREINKVKARYPDAVYVGIADGAADNWTFLEPFTTVQVLDFYHVSEYVAGAAEALYPGKKASQERHAWLKQKLHDLKHEKGAAKRLQEELDSAKPGNNRTASLEKLISARTYFKNHWHQMIYPQAREQNLPIGSGVTEAGCKTLVKQRMCRSGMRWKEQGASMLLTLRALVCTSGSWNAFWSKMSRYGFPVTHNLPPVH, encoded by the coding sequence ATGCCCGCTCAAGTTATCTCTTCAGAAAACAACGAAACGCAGATCCTGATTACCATCCAGCATGGTGACTCAATGCTTGACTTTGAGACTGCTCTTCAGGGTAGCCTCAACGAAGCAGGCGTGCTTGGGGTAGAAAAACAGCTTGAAGCCATGGACACCGATGGTTCGCCTATAAAAGTAGGCGGGATTACCATGAGCAGCAAGCACAAAAAAGAACCCAAAGTGTATGAAACTTCATGGGGTTCCGTTAAGTTGGCACGCTATGTATATCAAAGCAGTCAGGGTGGTGAAACCTTTTGTCCCCTGGATCAGAATGCGCGAATCATTGTCAACTCGACTCCTGCTTTTGCCCGGCTCGTCAGTTGGAAATATGCACAAATGGCTGCTCCCCAGGTAGAAGAAGACTTACTACAAAACCATGGCCGCAAGAGTAGTCGTTCGACGCTTAGAGATCTGGCTGATGTCGTAGCAAGCATCGCTCAGGCAAAAGAAGAAAAATGGGCATACGACATACCCGATTTGCCTAAGGCAGTAAAAACAATAGGCATCGGCCTTGATGGAGCCAACCTTCTTTATTACGAAGGCTATCGTGAAGCCATGTGTGGCACGATAAGCCTTTATGATGACGAAGGGGAGCGGCTCCATACCATCTATTGTGCAGAGGCACCAGAATACGGCAAGGGAACCTTTAAAAGCAGATTTTCAAGAGAAATCAACAAGGTTAAAGCGCGATATCCTGATGCAGTTTATGTGGGAATTGCTGACGGAGCAGCGGATAACTGGACTTTTTTAGAGCCCTTTACAACCGTGCAGGTGCTGGACTTTTACCATGTCTCTGAATATGTTGCCGGGGCTGCTGAGGCTCTTTATCCCGGCAAAAAAGCATCACAGGAGAGGCATGCATGGTTGAAGCAGAAACTACACGACTTGAAACATGAAAAGGGTGCAGCCAAAAGACTTCAGGAAGAGCTTGATAGTGCAAAGCCAGGCAACAACCGTACTGCGTCTCTGGAAAAGTTAATCAGTGCCAGAACGTATTTCAAAAATCATTGGCATCAGATGATTTATCCGCAAGCGAGAGAGCAGAACTTGCCGATAGGTTCGGGAGTGACTGAAGCAGGCTGTAAAACATTGGTGAAACAGAGAATGTGCCGTTCAGGAATGCGCTGGAAGGAGCAGGGAGCATCGATGTTGCTGACGTTAAGGGCACTGGTTTGCACATCCGGATCCTGGAATGCATTTTGGTCAAAAATGAGCCGTTACGGATTCCCTGTCACACACAACCTTCCTCCAGTACATTAA
- a CDS encoding GyrI-like domain-containing protein, giving the protein MKNEWRKSEKELYIPKTKPQLIDIPKFNYFAINGKGNPNSDYFIKYIEALYAASYSVRMSHKSGFSLSDFFEYTVYPLEGIWDISDDEKQKVNGVLNKDALIYTLMIRQPSFVTKEFASEAIERASKKKDNPLIRDLQFISLEDGQCVQMLHVGSFDNEPETFKIMEEFCSQNNLERSSMQHREIYLSDFRKTQTDKLKTNLRFKVRRVKS; this is encoded by the coding sequence ATGAAAAATGAATGGCGAAAATCAGAAAAAGAATTATATATACCTAAAACAAAACCGCAGCTAATTGATATTCCAAAATTTAACTATTTTGCAATTAACGGAAAAGGAAATCCAAATAGTGATTATTTTATTAAGTATATTGAAGCATTATATGCAGCATCCTATTCCGTGAGAATGTCACATAAATCCGGCTTTTCCCTAAGTGACTTTTTTGAATATACTGTTTATCCACTTGAAGGTATTTGGGATATATCAGATGATGAAAAACAAAAAGTTAATGGGGTTTTGAACAAAGATGCTCTTATCTACACTCTGATGATAAGGCAGCCTAGCTTTGTAACAAAAGAATTTGCATCCGAAGCAATAGAAAGAGCATCAAAAAAAAAGGACAATCCTCTTATTCGTGATCTTCAATTTATCTCACTAGAAGATGGGCAGTGTGTTCAAATGCTTCATGTTGGTAGCTTTGATAATGAACCTGAAACATTTAAAATAATGGAAGAGTTTTGTTCTCAAAATAATCTTGAAAGATCTTCAATGCAACACAGAGAGATCTATCTTTCTGATTTCAGGAAAACTCAAACTGATAAATTAAAAACGAATCTTCGCTTCAAGGTTCGGAGAGTCAAGAGTTAA
- the istA gene encoding IS21 family transposase produces MRKIREILRLRHECNLSTRQISASARVSTGAVSKYLKLFEKSGLSWPLPDDMDDSALINRLSPETSNRKHQGFIEPDWTEVHSSLKRKGMTKQLLWEEYCEVYPHNAYSHSQFCHRYNEWCKKQKRSMRQQHKGGEKLFVDYAGLTVPIASKETGETSPAQIFVAVLGASNYTYAEATWTQGSVDFIGSQVRAFQFFGGVPEMLVPDNLRSAVTKACRYDPEINRSYQHMAEHFGCSILPARPYKPKDKAKVEAGVQLVERWILMRLRHTTFFSLSELNWEIRRLLEDLNHRPFKQLPGCRRSQFELLDRPALSPLPRQPYEYLEFKMARVNIDYHVQFSSHYYSVPHQLVREQVAIRGSHNTVQILYKGKPVTSHVRQYAAGGFTTKPEHMPKRHQKQQQWTPGRLLRWAQKLGPDVLRFTRQLLDGKQHQEQAYRACLGLLNLEREYGQQRLNAACDRAIKTGGRRVGNVRSILKSGLDKVPIELPQESDNERVTRSHENIRGAGFFQ; encoded by the coding sequence ATGCGAAAAATTCGGGAAATCCTTCGACTCCGCCACGAGTGCAACCTGTCTACCCGGCAAATATCCGCCAGCGCCAGAGTCAGTACCGGGGCGGTCAGCAAGTATCTGAAGTTATTTGAAAAGTCCGGGCTGTCCTGGCCTTTGCCAGACGATATGGACGACTCTGCCCTGATAAACCGGTTGTCGCCTGAGACATCAAACCGCAAACACCAGGGCTTTATCGAACCCGACTGGACGGAGGTTCACAGCAGCCTTAAGCGTAAGGGCATGACCAAACAGCTGCTCTGGGAAGAGTACTGCGAAGTTTACCCCCACAATGCCTACAGCCACAGTCAGTTCTGCCACCGCTACAACGAGTGGTGCAAGAAGCAGAAACGCTCTATGCGCCAACAGCATAAGGGCGGCGAGAAGCTGTTTGTGGATTACGCCGGGCTGACTGTTCCCATTGCCAGCAAGGAAACGGGCGAGACATCACCTGCCCAGATCTTTGTGGCGGTGTTGGGAGCGTCCAATTATACCTACGCAGAAGCCACCTGGACCCAGGGTTCGGTAGACTTTATTGGTTCTCAGGTCCGGGCGTTCCAGTTCTTTGGCGGAGTTCCCGAAATGCTGGTACCGGACAACCTGCGCAGTGCTGTGACCAAGGCCTGCCGTTATGATCCGGAGATTAACCGCAGTTACCAGCACATGGCTGAACACTTCGGCTGCTCCATTCTGCCTGCACGCCCTTACAAGCCAAAAGACAAGGCCAAGGTAGAAGCCGGTGTACAACTGGTGGAACGCTGGATTTTAATGCGTCTGCGTCATACAACGTTCTTCTCCCTGTCAGAACTGAACTGGGAAATACGACGCCTGCTGGAAGACCTGAACCACCGGCCATTCAAACAGCTGCCCGGTTGCCGGCGCAGCCAGTTTGAGTTGCTAGACAGGCCTGCGTTGTCTCCCTTGCCCAGGCAGCCTTATGAGTACCTTGAGTTCAAGATGGCCAGGGTCAACATTGACTATCACGTGCAGTTCAGCAGCCATTACTACTCCGTGCCACACCAGCTGGTCAGGGAGCAGGTGGCAATCCGTGGCAGCCATAATACTGTCCAGATCCTCTACAAAGGCAAGCCGGTCACCAGCCATGTCCGGCAATACGCAGCCGGAGGTTTCACCACCAAGCCGGAGCATATGCCGAAACGCCACCAGAAACAGCAACAGTGGACACCGGGGCGGCTGTTGCGCTGGGCGCAAAAGCTGGGGCCGGATGTTCTGAGGTTTACCCGACAGTTACTGGACGGCAAGCAGCACCAGGAGCAGGCTTACCGGGCTTGCCTTGGACTGTTAAACCTTGAGCGTGAATACGGACAACAGCGGCTGAACGCCGCCTGCGACCGGGCTATCAAAACCGGAGGCCGTCGGGTAGGCAATGTACGCTCCATCCTGAAATCCGGGCTGGACAAGGTACCCATTGAGTTGCCACAGGAAAGCGACAATGAACGGGTTACACGCAGCCATGAAAACATCCGTGGCGCAGGCTTCTTCCAGTGA
- a CDS encoding IS1380 family transposase has translation MPKSTQEQLRFHPSNGKTIRADFNGGELSSDFGTLLLRETILQSGLICKMTDAINDRRHQSYIDHSLKELLVQRVLQMACGYEDANDSNRLRKDPMFKLATGRNPLDSDNHLASAPTFTRLGQSMTRSDIYRMAEAFVHHFISSYKLPPPVIVIDLDHTPAITHGGQQMNLFNAKYQDYCYLPLMIFEGLSGKLITAILRPGKTPTGKENAAILERVIRLLRKKWPKTHLLVRGDSHFAQPELMWVVQNAPHSDYVLGKGAGHKTALRPKAKELLDEARQALKVKTELARLNNMPEPDRLRLYGEAEYQAKSWKGLDTRIIYKAEVNQKGDNPRFIVTSMKEASPEVIYEELYCPRGQDENFIKHLKSDLSGDRLSDQGFLANHLRMFYACAAYVLHYELRTKTLKGTELEKAQPSTVIMKLCKVAVKVVEYKDRIKLHLPRSCPFKRLLQHVTEVFYQMPILRPG, from the coding sequence ATGCCCAAATCTACACAAGAACAGCTTCGTTTTCATCCCTCAAATGGAAAAACCATCCGGGCAGACTTCAATGGTGGGGAGTTATCTTCTGACTTTGGCACTCTGCTGCTACGGGAAACCATTCTGCAGAGCGGTCTTATCTGCAAAATGACTGATGCCATCAATGACAGACGCCATCAATCCTATATCGACCACTCCCTGAAAGAACTTCTGGTTCAGCGGGTTCTGCAAATGGCCTGCGGCTATGAAGATGCCAACGACAGTAACCGTTTGCGTAAAGACCCTATGTTCAAACTGGCCACTGGTCGCAATCCGTTGGACAGCGATAACCATCTCGCATCAGCGCCCACTTTTACCCGGCTGGGACAATCTATGACCCGCTCCGACATTTACAGGATGGCTGAAGCATTTGTGCATCACTTTATCAGCAGTTACAAGCTGCCACCTCCGGTGATCGTTATCGATCTTGATCATACACCGGCCATTACTCATGGTGGCCAGCAGATGAACCTGTTTAATGCCAAATATCAGGACTACTGCTACTTGCCCCTGATGATTTTTGAGGGACTCAGCGGCAAGCTGATTACGGCGATTCTTCGTCCGGGGAAAACCCCAACGGGCAAGGAAAATGCAGCCATTCTCGAACGGGTCATTCGGCTGCTTCGGAAAAAGTGGCCGAAAACCCATCTACTGGTTCGGGGAGACAGCCACTTCGCTCAACCAGAGTTAATGTGGGTGGTTCAGAATGCCCCTCATTCGGATTATGTCCTGGGCAAAGGTGCAGGCCACAAAACGGCTTTGCGGCCAAAAGCCAAAGAGTTGTTGGATGAAGCGCGTCAAGCTCTGAAGGTCAAGACTGAGCTGGCAAGACTGAACAACATGCCAGAACCTGATCGGCTCAGACTTTACGGGGAAGCAGAATACCAGGCCAAGAGCTGGAAAGGTCTCGATACCCGGATAATTTACAAGGCGGAGGTCAACCAAAAAGGCGACAACCCTCGTTTCATTGTGACGTCGATGAAGGAAGCTTCTCCAGAGGTAATTTATGAAGAGCTTTACTGTCCAAGAGGACAGGATGAGAACTTCATCAAACATCTGAAAAGTGATCTGTCCGGCGACAGATTGTCCGATCAGGGCTTTTTGGCTAACCATTTGAGAATGTTTTATGCCTGTGCCGCTTATGTTTTGCACTATGAGTTAAGAACCAAGACTTTGAAAGGTACGGAGCTGGAAAAAGCGCAGCCATCAACGGTGATCATGAAGCTCTGTAAAGTTGCAGTCAAAGTGGTTGAATATAAAGACCGAATTAAACTTCATCTGCCGCGTAGCTGCCCATTCAAGAGGCTTTTGCAGCATGTGACAGAAGTCTTTTACCAGATGCCGATACTTCGACCGGGGTAG